A single Anopheles maculipalpis chromosome 3RL, idAnoMacuDA_375_x, whole genome shotgun sequence DNA region contains:
- the LOC126560694 gene encoding uncharacterized protein LOC126560694: protein MCHVDALSRKQAATAIETLDIDYQLQIAQSRDNDIQLLKTKLESGPVQGYILKESRGINHVLTATASPQANGQVERVNRVLRPMLSKETDPQRDLTFIRSKAHENIIQSQIINEEQFAKKHRPAVKFQLGDLVMIRNLDTSVNVNKKLIARFKGPYVVHKCLPNDRYVIRDIDGAQQTQIPYDGVLESDKLRKWMSQDADSASVCT, encoded by the exons atgtgtcatgTCGATGCATTGAGTCGTAAACAGGCAGCAACTGCAATCGAAACTTTGGACATTGACTATCAATTACAGATTGCACAATCTCGAGATAATGATATACAACTACTGAAGACAAAATTAGAATCAGGTCCTGTTCAAGGATATATATTAAAGGA GAGTCGTGGTATTAATCATGTCCTTACGGCTACAGCTTCTCCGCAGGCTAATGGTCAGGTGGAGCGTGTAAATAGAGTATTACGACCAATGCTAAGCAAAGAAACAGACCCGC AAAGAGATTTGACATTTATTCGAAGCAAAGCTCATGAAAACATAATTCAATCGCAGATTATAAATGAGgaacaatttgcaaaaaagCACCGCCCAGCTGTAAAATTCCAATTAGGAGATCTCGTTATGATCCGCAATCTAGACACTAGCGTAAATGTAAATAAGAAACTAATAGCCAGGTTCAAGGGACCTTATGTAGTACACAAGTGTTTGCCAAATGACAGATATGTAATACGAGACATTGATGGAGCACAACAAACTCAAATTCCCTACGATGGTGTACTCGAATCAGATAAACTAAGGAAGTGGATGTCGCAAGATGCAGACTCTGCATCAGTTTGCACATAG